A window of the Polaribacter batillariae genome harbors these coding sequences:
- the glyA gene encoding serine hydroxymethyltransferase — protein sequence MQIDNQIFDLIQEEKERQLNGLELIASENFVSDQVMQAQGSILTNKYAEGYPGKRYYGGCEIVDIIEQIAIDRAKELFGAAYVNVQPHSGSQANTAVFAACLKPGDTILGFDLSHGGHLTHGSPVNFSGKLYNPVFYGVDKETGTIDYHHLEQQAKEHQPKLIIAGASAYSRDINFEKFREIADRVGAILMADISHPAGLIAKGILNDPLPHCHIVTTTTHKTLRGPRGGMIMMGKDFENPFGETLKSGKPKMMSMLLNSAVFPGNQGGPLEHVIAAKAIAFGEALTDEFLEYQIQVKQNAATMAKEFVARGYNIISGGTDNHCMLIDLRNKDISGKDAEIALGKADITVNKNMVPFDDKSPFVTSGIRIGTAAITTRGLKEEDMVAVVNFIDEAIKNANNDEALHAIAERVNEMMSARRLFVM from the coding sequence ATGCAAATAGACAATCAAATTTTTGATCTTATTCAGGAAGAAAAAGAAAGACAATTAAATGGGTTAGAATTAATCGCTTCAGAAAACTTTGTAAGCGACCAAGTTATGCAAGCACAAGGTTCTATTTTAACCAATAAATATGCTGAAGGATATCCTGGAAAAAGATATTATGGAGGTTGTGAAATTGTAGATATTATAGAGCAAATTGCTATTGATAGGGCTAAAGAATTATTTGGTGCAGCATATGTAAATGTACAGCCACATTCTGGTTCTCAGGCAAATACAGCTGTTTTTGCAGCTTGTTTAAAGCCTGGAGATACAATTTTAGGCTTCGATTTATCTCATGGAGGGCATTTAACGCATGGTTCTCCTGTAAATTTTTCTGGTAAATTATACAATCCTGTATTTTATGGAGTAGATAAAGAAACAGGTACCATCGATTACCATCATTTAGAGCAACAAGCAAAAGAACACCAGCCTAAATTAATTATTGCGGGTGCTTCTGCATATTCTAGAGATATTAATTTCGAGAAATTTCGAGAAATTGCAGATCGTGTTGGCGCTATTTTAATGGCAGATATTTCTCATCCTGCAGGTTTAATTGCAAAAGGAATTTTAAATGACCCATTGCCTCATTGCCATATTGTTACTACTACAACTCACAAAACCTTACGAGGTCCAAGAGGAGGAATGATTATGATGGGAAAAGATTTTGAAAATCCGTTTGGAGAAACTTTAAAAAGTGGAAAACCAAAAATGATGTCGATGTTATTAAATTCTGCTGTTTTTCCTGGAAACCAAGGTGGTCCTTTAGAACATGTAATTGCAGCAAAAGCAATTGCTTTTGGAGAAGCTTTAACAGACGAATTTTTAGAGTATCAAATTCAAGTGAAGCAAAATGCTGCAACCATGGCAAAAGAATTTGTTGCAAGAGGTTATAATATTATCTCTGGAGGAACAGACAACCACTGTATGTTAATCGATTTAAGAAATAAAGATATTTCTGGTAAAGATGCCGAAATTGCTTTAGGAAAAGCAGACATTACTGTAAATAAAAACATGGTGCCTTTTGATGATAAAAGTCCGTTTGTAACTTCTGGAATTCGTATAGGAACCGCTGCAATTACCACTCGCGGTTTAAAAGAAGAAGACATGGTTGCTGTTGTTAATTTTATTGATGAAGCTATTAAAAACGCAAATAACGATGAAGCTTTACATGCTATTGCCGAGCGTGTAAACGAAATGATGAGTGCAAGAAGATTGTTTGTAATGTAG
- the fahA gene encoding fumarylacetoacetase has translation MIITANNPNRKSWLKVEKESDFPIQNIPFGVFITRDDIITIGSRIGDFAIDLGAFHQLGYFDGIPLTDDIFLQDNLNDFIADGRKTWRLVRNRIAEVFDVTNGRLRDNAAHKDKIIFRMDEVEMLLPVAVGDYTDFYASKEHATNVGSLFRDPENALLPNWLHIPIGYHGRSSSIIPSGVPIRRPYGQTKPSEGSNKPNFGPSKLLDFELEMAFITTDANVLGDRIPIEDAEEYIFGLVQFNDWSARDIQAWEYVPLGPFLGKSFASTISPWIVTLDALEPFRTENPKQVYEPLPYLKQEGKGSYDIHLQVGIMPENGEETIVANSNFKYMYWTMAQQLAHHTVNGCPVEAGDMMGSGTISGPTKDSFGSMLELTWKGQNPITLKDGTTRKFINDNDTVIMRAYCKNDNVRIGFGECVGKVLPAK, from the coding sequence ATGATCATAACAGCAAATAACCCGAATAGAAAATCTTGGTTGAAAGTAGAAAAAGAATCTGACTTTCCAATTCAGAATATTCCCTTTGGAGTTTTTATTACCAGAGACGACATTATAACTATTGGAAGTAGAATTGGCGATTTTGCCATAGATTTAGGTGCATTTCATCAACTTGGATATTTCGATGGAATTCCCTTAACAGACGATATTTTTTTACAAGATAATTTAAACGATTTTATAGCAGATGGTCGTAAAACATGGCGATTGGTAAGAAATAGAATTGCAGAAGTTTTTGATGTAACCAATGGTCGCCTAAGAGACAATGCAGCGCATAAAGACAAAATTATTTTTAGAATGGACGAAGTAGAAATGCTTTTACCAGTTGCTGTTGGCGATTATACCGATTTTTATGCCAGTAAAGAACATGCCACAAACGTTGGTTCTTTATTTAGAGATCCAGAAAATGCATTATTGCCAAATTGGTTGCACATTCCTATTGGTTACCATGGAAGAAGCTCTTCTATAATTCCTTCTGGTGTTCCTATAAGAAGACCTTATGGACAAACAAAACCTTCTGAGGGAAGCAACAAACCTAATTTTGGACCATCTAAATTATTAGATTTCGAACTAGAAATGGCTTTTATAACTACAGATGCAAATGTTTTAGGAGATAGAATTCCTATTGAAGATGCAGAAGAGTATATTTTTGGTTTGGTACAATTTAACGATTGGTCTGCAAGAGATATACAAGCTTGGGAATATGTACCTTTAGGGCCATTTTTGGGCAAAAGTTTTGCTTCTACAATTTCTCCTTGGATAGTAACTTTAGATGCTTTAGAACCTTTTAGAACAGAGAATCCTAAACAAGTTTATGAACCATTACCTTACTTAAAACAAGAAGGAAAAGGTAGTTACGATATTCATTTACAAGTGGGTATTATGCCAGAAAATGGAGAAGAAACCATTGTTGCCAATTCGAACTTTAAATATATGTATTGGACAATGGCACAGCAATTGGCACACCATACTGTAAATGGTTGTCCTGTAGAAGCTGGAGATATGATGGGTTCTGGAACCATTTCTGGACCAACAAAAGATAGTTTTGGTTCGATGTTAGAACTCACTTGGAAAGGGCAAAACCCTATCACTTTAAAAGATGGAACCACTCGTAAATTTATAAACGACAACGATACTGTAATTATGCGTGCATATTGTAAAAATGATAATGTACGTATTGGTTTTGGAGAATGTGTAGGTAAAGTTTTACCAGCAAAATAG